The genomic DNA CGACAAGGTGAATTCGATGAGGTTTGGGAACAATTCGGGAATCTACGCGCCTATTTTCACCAGGCGGAAGAAGCGCAGGATACGATTCTCGTCTATTATGTATAAGGATTTCCTTGTACAACTCCATATAGAAAAAGAGAGGGGGATGTGACATCCGCCTCTCTTTCCTGTATGTGTAAAGTCGATGCTTAAAAGTCGATTTCGTCTGGATCTGGTCCAAGACGAACTTCCGTTGCCAAACGATCAATCTTTTCGAGATCATCGGCATCGAGTTGGAAATCAAAGACGTCAAAGTTTTCCGCAATCCGTTCAGGTGTGACCGATTTCGGAAGGGCAACGATGCCGTTATCCAGGTGCCAGCGTAAGACGACTTGTGAAGGGGACTTACCGTGTTTTTCGGCAATTTCCTTGAAGTCGTTGATTTCGAGGAATTTTCCTTGCATGAGTGGGCTCCACGCTTCAACTTGAATACCGTTGTCCTGCAAGTATTCATGCAGTTCATGTTGCGGAAGTTGCGGATGAAGTTCGACCTGATTGATCATAGGTGTCATTAATCCTTCTTCAGCAAGTGTATCAAGGTGATGTTCTTTAAAGTTCGATACACCGATTGCTTTAATCTTTCCGGCTTCGTAAAGCTCAACCATGGCTTTCCAGGCTTCGATATATCCTTCAACCGGCCAGTGGATCAGATAAAGATCAAGGTAGTCGGTCTCAAGACGTTCCAGTGACTCTGCGAAAGCTTCTTTAGTTCGTCCGGCACGAATATCATCGTTCCATACTTTAGACGTTAAGAAGAGATCTTCACGGTTCACGCCGCTTTCTTTAATTCCTTTAGCAACACCACGTTCGTTTTTGTAAACGGCAGCCGTATCAATATGACGGTAACCGACACGAATGGCTTCTGCGACGGCAGCCGGTGCTTCCGTCTCTTCATCGACTTGCCAGACACCGAATCCGATTTGTGGAATTGTGACACCATTTGAAAGTTTTGCGTATTGCATGTGTATACTCCTCCTTTAATGAAACGAGAATATGGAATTGCTCGTTTAGTTTAGCATGAACAAGCAAGAACGTCCGTTTCAACGCTCAAGGGAGGAAAAAGCCGGTTAGAAAGCGAAAAGAGGAGGGTAAATCCCTAGAGGAAAAGAGGTGTATTTTGTATGAAACGAGCTGTTAAAAACGTACCAAAAGGTGTATGGGCCGGTATCGCGGCACTGTTGGGGGCGCAAGCGACATTCTTGTTCCTCGGTGCCCGGAAGACTGGGCGTAATCCGTGGGTTTGGGGAGGCGCTGGACTAATTCAGTTCCCGCTTCCGGCGATTGCGTATTTCATTCTCAACCGCCAAGACCAGAAAAAATAAGTCAATACAAGACCCGTCGCAAAAGCGACGGGTCTTGTATTTTTTACGAAACATTTTTTTTACGCACATCAGCTGTTTTTCGACGCGGGAAGCCGAAGACGATGGCAAGAGATCCGCAAACGAAAAGCAGGAACGGATAAAACAGATAGGGAATCAGTTCCGGGGAAGCCGTTTTCGTTAATTCCGCTGCAATCAGCAACTGGGCTCCGTAAGGGATAATTCCTTGGATACCGCACGAGAAGATGTCGAGAATACTGGCGGATTTCTTCCGATCAATATCATACGTATCGGCGATTTCCGCAGCGAGTGGTCCGGCGACAAGAATCGAAATCGTATTGTTCGCTGTCGCGAGATTCGTTGCACTGACGAGTGCCGCCATACTGAATTCCGCACCGCGGCGTTGTGAGATTTTCCGCGTCAGCGTTTCTTTCAGGTAAGCAATCCCGCCGTTAAAGGTGATTAGGCTGACGAGTCCGCCCATTAATAACGTCAAAATCGAAATTTCTGCCATCCCCATCAATCCTTCAGACATCGACAGGACGAAGCCGCTTAAGCCGAAGCTTCCGTCAATCATACCGATGATTCCCGTCAAAACGGTTCCGCCGACTAAGACGAGGATGACGTTGACACCAAACAAGGCGAGGACGATGACAGACAGATACGGAATCAATTTATAAAACTCAAACGCTTTTGCTTCGACGACGTCTCCTGTACCTGAGACGAAAGCCAAGATGATGACCGTCAGGATTGCTGCCGGCAAGACGATCATGAAGTTGGTTCGGAATTTATCGCGCATGTTGGTTTTTTGCGTCCGTACCGCTGCAATCGTTGTATCGGAAATGAACGACAAGTTATCGCCGAACATTGCACCACCGACGACAGCTGCTGCGGCAATTGCGACATTGACACCGGTTGCTTCATGGATTCCGAGAGCAATCGGTGCAAGTGCTGCGATCGTACCGGTGGAAGTACCCATCGCCATCGAGATGAAGGCGGCGATGATGAACAGCCCGCTCATCAAGAGGGACGGGGGTAAAAATGTTAATGATGCATTGACGGTCGCTTCAATTGCGCCGATTGCATCTGCCGTTCCAGAAAAGGCACCGGCGAGTAGGAAGATAAAGACCATAATCATGATGTCCGGATTTCCGGCCCCCGTCGCAATCCGTTCCACGGTTTGATTGATGCTGCCCTTTGTTGTGACCGCCGCAAAAATCAAGGCAATCAAAGCAGCAATCAGAATCGGGAATTTGTAAAAATCATTGTAAAAAATTCCGGCACCGATAAAAAGAACTAAAAAGACAAGCAACGGTAGAAGTGCCCATTTGTTCGGTGTAATCGTCTCGTTCATAAAATCACTCCTTTTCTACGTGTACAAAAAAAGACTCCTTCGCAAGAAAGAAGGAGGTCTTTACTGAAAAAGACGCTCTTCTTATCTCTCAAGCCTCAGCTTGCTGGATTTGGCACAGTACGATTTAATCGTCCGCTGCCGAAACATCATCGGGCCAGTCCCTCCGTCTCTCGCGATAAAAAGAAGTCATTTAATTGTCTGAAATACGTTTTCTACCGTAACGTATCTTTTAATGCATGTCAACACTACTTCACTGCAGTGCTTGTTTGAGTGTCGCCACATTTTCATTCATCAAGTCAAAATAGGAAGCCTTTTGCTGCTCTTTCGTGACGGACTCGAGGTTGTGAATCGTAATCGCTTCCGCTCCGATTTCCTGTTGGATGACACGGGCGACTTTCGGAGAAACCGTTTCTTCGAAAGCGATATACTTCAAGTCGTGTAACTTGGCTTCCTTGACGATCGCCGCCAGTTGCTTTTGCGAAGGCTCGTCCGACGGTGAGATACCGGCAATCGGTAATTGCGAGAAACCGTAGCGTTCTGCTAAATATCCGTAAGCCGCATGTGTGACGAGTAATTCTTTTTTCGATCCCTTATTAACGGCCTGTTGCAGGTTTTGATCAAGATCATCTGCCTGGGTATTGAAGGCGGTGAGATTTTTCTCGAACGCTGCTTTTTTATCAGGTACCTCTTTAGCGAGCGCCGTCGTAATCGATTGCGCCATCACTTTGGCATTGTTCGGATCGAGCCAGACATGAGGGTCAAATTTGCCGTGATCATGTCCTTCTTCCGCATGTTCGCCGGTATGTCCTTCATGCTCATGAAGCGTGGCATTCGCTTCCAGCAGGTCGATTCCTTTGCTGGTCTCGACGAAGCGGACATCGTTGCCTTTAAGACTGGCTTTGATTTTTTTCGAGTACGGCTCAAGCGTCGTCCCGGTTAAGAGGAACAGATCACCTTGTGCAATTTCCGTCAGTTGTTTAGACGTCGGTTCGTATGAATGCGGATCTGCCCCTGGAGGTACGATCATCTGGACGTCGATGTCCGTTCCGCCAATTTCCTTGGCGATGGCCGCAGTAGCGAACGTCGATGTATAGACGCGAAGCTTTTGATTGGTCGCACCTTGATCGGATTCGGAAGAACCGCAGGCGGCAAGGACAGCAGCACTGGCAAAGGCAACCGTGAAAGCAGAAATTAATTTTTTCATATGAATAAACCCTCCAAAAAATATTAAAACGTAATTATTCCGATTTGAACCTTTTCACTATAACGAATCCAAAACGAAGCGTCAAGTACCAGTCGGGGAAGACGTTCGGCTTCTAAATAAATCGGGTAGAAGACTAATAAGATCAGAAATCAAGAGCAAGCTTTGGAGGTGATGAGGTGAAACGGGAAACTGCTTGGCTGATGGGAGGAGCGGCGATCTTGACGACGGCTGCTGCCGGGGCGAGTATCTGGAACAACTACGGTGCTTTATTGCGCTGGACGGAACCGGCCCTTCCGCTGTCGGAAGTCCAACTCGCGCCCCGGACGACTTTGTATAAAACCGTCAATGAACAAGAACTGAAGTTGGATTTATATTATCCGCCGGGTGATGGTCCCTTCCCGGTTGCGATTTATGCGCATGGGGGAGCCTTCGTTAGAGGAAATCGGGATGATATCTTTTGCTTTACACCAATCGTGGAACGTTTCTTGGAACTCGGAATCGCAGTTTGCAGCATCGATTATCGGTTGTTTGAGGACGGTAGCTATTTTCCGGATAATCTGGAAGATGTTCGAGATGCGCTGTGTTTCTTAAATCAGGAAGCGGATGATTTACGGATTATGCGGGGACGAATGGTGTTGTGGGGAGACTCGGCCGGTGCCGCGTTAATGTTGACGACGGCACTTGCCCCGATGGAATTCATCGGCGAACAAACAGCCGAACGCCTCCCCTTGATCAGTGGTGTCATTGCCTTGTATCCTCCGACAAATTTTCTCCTGTTCAAGTTCATTCAAACGTGGATTGCCCACATCAAGTTTTATGGGGGAGGGCGGGAAGAATGGCGGGAACTCATGACACGTGTTTCACCGGTAACGCATCTGACAGCGGACTCACCGCCGATCATGTTATTGCACGGAAAAAAAGACCCGATTGTCCCTTTTACACAAGCGCTACATTTTGTTGAAAAAGGAGCCGATGTCGGAGCCGATGTCCGGCTGTTTTCCTTCCCGAACGGCACGCATTCACTGGCGAGCTTTGCTCAAACCGAAAATCCGTTGAAAATCGAACGGTTGCTGGAACGGATTGAAGCGTTCAGCTGTCAGGTCCTGGCTTTGCCACCCCGGGAGACCCTTCATTAAAAAAGAAAACATGATACAATCAGTGATATTTCTTTTGAAGGAGACAGTGAAATGACAGAAATTTGTTTAGTGCGTCATGGTCAGACGGATTGGAATTTAAACGAGCGGATTCAAGGACGGGAGGACATCCCTCTTAATGAAACTGGGCGGTGGCAGGCTGGAATGAGCGCTGCTTACCTGGCAGAAGAAAAATGGGACGTCTTGATTTCGAGCCCCTTATCGCGGGCAGTCGAGACGGCAGAAATCATCGGACGTTCGATCGGACTGGATGTGACGGAGACGGATGAACGGTTGGTTGAACGGGAATTTGGCGTTGCATCTGGACAGCCTGTCGCCGGAATCTACGAAGCCGTCCAAGCGAATGATACGGAGCGTGTACCGGGACTTGAAACCGAACAGGAAATCCAACATCGCGTGTTTTCGGCAATTGAAGAACTGACAGAAAAATATCGAGGACAACGCCTGTTGATCGTCTGTCATTCGCATACGATCAAAGCTGCATTATCCTCGATTGATGATAGTTTTAGTTACCGGACACCACTTAAGAATGCATGTGCGAACTATATTCGTTTCTCCGATCGGTATGAGATTGACCGGATCAATGTCGCGGATCATATCGTAGATTACACGAAACGTCCTTAAGAAAGAGTCGGATTTTCGTGCAGGTACTGTTTAAATGTTTCTTTCGCGATACTCGTAATGTGGGCACCGCGTTTGGAGCGGCGGTCTTTGTATTCTTGAATCAAGGCTTCACCGGTGAAATGGTCTTCGACGACTTCACGTAAGATGGATTCCGACAAGTCATTTTTCATCATGACCATCTTTCCTTTGAACAGATACGATACCCCTTCACTTAAGGGAGTCGATTCAAGTGGTGTCACAATCATGGCAGCCGGATCATTATCAGGTCGGGAAATCGTAATTTCAATCAAGGCACGTAAATTTTTAGCGAACAACTCGTCGATGATCGGTTGATCATTTTCGAGGACGACAATTTCAGCGACCCACTGTGCCGTCTGATCCGTGCTGACAGTCAGTCCATCTTTGATCGCAACGGGAATCGTTGTATCCCGACCGGATTCATCCATTAGAATACGTAAGGTGCACAATTTAAAGGTTTTCAAGAAAACGCCTCCTTGTTGAATGAACAACAGATTTTCTTCAGTATACCGTGACCGGGCAAACGGTGGGAAAGTTTTAGGGAGGATTTTTTAGTGAACTATGTTTAAATGGAGTTAGAAATTAGAAACAGGAGGACCGTTCATTATGCCGCAAGCACTGATAGGAGTATTAGGAATCATTGGCATCATCTTACTTGCCCATTACATCATCTCGTATTGGCATGCTGAACCAACAGACCGTCCGACACTTGCTTATCGTATAGCGCTCCTGATTGCCTGTTTGCTTCTCGTCAGTGGAAGCGACCATTTAATCAGTATTTTTTATGCGGATTCCTTGGCAGAGTTCGGTCAACGGATTACGTATATCGTTTTCATCGGAGGTGCGCTTGGTTTCGCTTGGTACTTTCGTCAACAAATGGAACAAGCGGCAATCCAAATGACAGTTACACCAGATGAAACAGCCCACTTCAGCTGAAGTAGGCTGTTTTTATTTTCAGGTATTTATTTGAGACCGCTCGCAGTCCGTGTGTTGCGAATCATATCCAGTTTCAGTTTCCAGAGACGGTCGCTGAAGGTGATGGCGTAGACTTCCGGCAGGCGGAGACGTTTGTATTCTTCCCACAGGCGGCCGATTTGCTGCTCGTGGAACTGGCGGCTTTCTTCAATGGTCGGGACGGAATAGATGAGTTCACCATCAACGAAAATCGGTGTCAACAACCGTTCGACGTTAAAGTTCTCGATCCGGTTTCGGAATGACGGATCACGGACGTCGATTAAGTCGATTGAATCCAGATCAGTCGGATCTTCGTCGAGCAACGTTACGTAATCGCCTTTGAACTTATTCGTGACACGGTCGACAATCCGGTACACTTCTTTGATGTGTGGCGTCGTCGTTTTGGCTTTAGAAGAAGAGACTTTGATGACGGGAACGAGCTCACCGTCTACTTCACGTGCGACCAGCTTATAGACCATGCCGAGTGCAGGTTGTTCGTATGCCGTGATACCACGCGTCCCGACGAGGAACGTATTCGCCTGCGCACCTTGAATCCGTAAATCCTGGATGACGTATTCATCGAGATCACCGGATAAGACGATGTCGACATCGGGGAATCCGGCTTCGTCGAGCATTGTCCGCGCCCGTTTGGATAAGTAAGATAAATCGCCGGAATCAATCCGAATGCCGCGCAATTTATGCCCTTTTGCTTCGAGCTCCTTCGCGACGATGATGGCATTCGGCAAACCGCTTTTCAGCGTGTCATACGTGTCGACGAGTAGTGTCGCCTGATCAGGATAGTAGGCAGCGAATGTCCGGAACGCCGTCAATTCATCATCATGGAATTGAATATCGGCATGTTCCATCGTTCCGCCGCACGGAATACCGAAGTCTCGTCCGGCCGAAGCAAGGCTCGTAACATCAAATCCAGCTAAGTACGAAGCACGGGTTCCAAAATAAGCAGCATCGATACCTTGGGCACGACGCGCTCCGGCCTCAAGGAATTTTGCTCCCGGTGCCGATTGACGGATCCGCGCATATTTCGTGGCAATCAGGGATTCATGGTTTGCGATATTCAAAATTGCAGTCTGCAATAATTTCGCTTCGAAAATCCGGGCTTCGATCCGAACGAGTGGTTCGTTCGGGAAAACGATTTCGCCCTCTTTGACGCTCGAGATGGAACCGGAAAATTTAAAGTTTCGCAACTCATCTTTGAACTCGTCCGGGAAACCGATCATTTTTTGGAGATACGTAATGTCTTCTTCTGTAAAACGAAGTGTCTGGACATATTCGATGATGTTTTCGAGTCCGGCGAAGACGACGTATCCGCCTTCGAACGGGTTCGACCGATAGTAGACGTCAAAGACAGCTCGTTCATTGTGACGTCCTTCTTGCCAATAAATATACATCCACCGTGGCAGATAAAGATCAGTATGAAGTGCAAGATTACGTTGTAGCATGAAGACAGATCCCTTCTTATTCGCCGACGACATCTGCGCCGATCGATTGTTTAAAATGTGTAAGCGCCCAGTCGTGGCCGGCCGCGTTAAAGCTTGCGACAGCGTCGGCATGGACGACGATTTTGTATCCCAGATTGTAGGCATCGACCGCTGTATGCAGGACACAAATGTCCGTACAGACACCGACGAGGTGAACTTCGTGAATCGAACGTTCGCGTAACCGCAAATCAAGATCCGTTCCGGCAAAAGCACTATACCGTGTTTTATCGATGACATGATCTGCGACACGTGCCATCTCAGCTACTTGTCCGAAGAGATCTCTGCCGTGAGTGCCACGGATGTTGTGTGGTGGGAAGAGGACGGTTTCCGGATGGAACGTGTCTCCTTCTTCATGGATATCGTTTGCGATGACGACGTAATCCTCAGCTGAAAACTCATCCATCAGCGAAGCGATGCGTCCTTCAATCGCCTGTCCTGGTTTTCCGCACGTCAACTTTCCTTCATCGGCTACAAAATCAACCGTATAATCAATCACGATAAGTGCACGCATGAGCGTCTGCCCCTTTCTTTTTTGGGAGATAGTGTTCTCCTTCACATTGTACTCTATCTGTGCCCGAAGACAAAAGGAAGAAATCCATCCGCTAGAGGTATAAGAAACCAGAAAAGTAGGGTATAAGGTATAGGACGAAAATAATATGGTGGAGGAGGAAAATGGCATGAAGAGGTTGAATGAGTATGAAGTGGAAGAACGTCTAGAAGGACTGGCGGAATGGCGTGTCGTCGATGACGAAATCGTCCGTGTCTATACATTGGATTCATTCCCGGCAGCACTTGATTTTGTACAGGAGGTTGGTTCGATAGCGGAACATCTCAACCATCATCCGAGAATCATCATCGATTATAAGAACGTTACGCTTGCTGCGACGACCCACGATTCAGGTGGTCTGACTAGCAAAGACTTCGAACTCGCGGAGGCCTGTGATGCCATCTAAACTTTCCATAACATTTGGTAGCGGTAGTTTTGTCGATCAAATTCGATCCCGTGATCCTCATATTCGGGCAGCAAGTGGAAGTGGTGAAGCTCTTTTGTTTATTGAAACAGAAGGGAAGTCCCCATTTCAAAGCGGCAACACGTATACGTTACTCGAGACACGCGGTAATTTTGATGAACAAGGCAGTTTATTCTACTGGTCGATTCCGGCAGATCAGAACAGCGGTGATTTATTTGTCCATCATGTCATGTCGGATCCGAAAGTACTGGGTGCGGAATACGAAAGTTTCCAAGCCGTTCGCATTGCCCGCGTCGAGCGTGGAACGGATTTGGTCTTGTTAATTCAGTTCAACAATGACACGGATGCTTCGCGCTATGCGAAATCAGTTGAACGACTGACCGTCGACCAGTATGCTGAAGAGGCAGGGAAGTCATTTTCGCCTTCTCCAGTCATGAAACGGTATCAGCTTTTACAACCACTTTAATGAACAGTTAAATTAGTCTAGGGGGAAAAAACAGATGAAAAAGAATTACTTTTTAGTAGCAACGCTTGGTGGAGCACTTGTAGGTGCCACGTTATCCATGCTTCATAAAGATACACGTCAATCGCAACTTGCTGCAGTCAAACGTACATTTGGCGGAGCGGGAACACAACTTTCAGCTGTTAAACAAGATCCAAAAGGCCGTTTTGAAGAACTTCGCGCTTTATATACAGATAACCAAGAAACAATCCACAACTTGATCGATGATATCAAAGATCTTGCGGAATCATTGCGTAAATAAGCAAATAGGAAAAACGAGCCTGTCTGAATTTCGAAAATCGGAATTCAGACAGGCTCGTTTTTTGTTCTTTTTTTAAATGAATCGTGCCAGCAGTCCAAACACGGCGAAGGCGACGATGACATAAAAGATGATCCGTCCGAGTTGTCCGGAACCGCTCGTATGAATGATGCGACCGCCTGATGCAGGACGTCTTCCGGTATTGAATGGTCGTGTAAACGGTACTGTGCCTTTTCCGAAGAGGAAGCCGGCAAGGAATCCGAGCACGAAACCATATAAATGACCGAAGACAGAAACGTTTGAACCGAGCAGTGTGAAGATTGCTGTAATGGCGCTAAAGATATAAACGAGACGTGCATCATCGGCTGAGATGACGGTCCGTTTGAAACGACCGAGGTAGACATAAAAACCAAGCAATCCTAAAATGGCTCCCGATGCCCCGGCTTGACCATAAAACGGTTCATTGATTTTCGTGAAATACGTCAAGACGTTAGCCAGCGTACCGACCAAAAGATAGAAGGAAGCAAACTTCGCATGACCAATCATCCGTTCTAGCGCAGGTGCAAAAATGATCAAGGCAAACGTGTTGAAGGCGATATGCCAAAAATCATAATGCAGGAACGTCGCAGTCACGACACGCCACCATTCCCCGTTCCCGATGAACAAGTTGATGGCTGCCCCGTAATTGAGCGGCGAAAAGCCAAAGTTGAAAAAGACATTTAACTGTTCGATGACAAACAGCACAACTTGGATTAAAATGAACAACGAAACGACCGGATAAGAACGTGTGAACGTTTGTAGGTTTTCCGTTCGACTAAACATGACAACACCTCGCTTCCTCTTCATTCTATATGAAGATGGCGAAGAATAGAACTGTGGAGGCGTCAGGAATGATTTTCGGAATAGGACTCGATCTCGTAGAACTGGAACAAATTCGACAAACGCTGGAGCGTCAACCGCGAATCGTCAAACGGATCTTGACGGCAGAAGAACAAGAACGGTTTCATACGTTGTCCGACGGGCGAAAGCTTGAATATCTCGCAGGGCGGTTCGCGGCCAAAGAAGCGTTTGTCAAAGCATTTGGAACCGGCATCGGTGCCGAAGTATCGTGGCTCGATCTCGAAGTGTTAAATGAAGCCTCGGGACGCCCGGTCATGACAGGACCGTTTGAAGGAATCATCCATCTCTCGATTACCCATTCCGACCATTATGCGGCTGCACAAGTCTTATTAGAAAAGAGGAGTTCAGATGTATCGACCAACTTGGATAGAAATTGACCGCGAAGCAATCGCACATAACGTACGGGAAATCAAGGCACGGATCGGTCATCAAACGATGATGGCGGTCGTGAAGGCGGATGGATACGGACACGGTGCCGTGACGGTCGCGGAAATCGCTTTAGCAAACGGAGCGGATTTGCTGGCCGTCGCACTCCTTGAAGAAGCGATCGAGTTACGGGAAGCGGGAATTCAGGCACCGATTTTAATGCTTGAAACGCTTTTACCGGAACACGCACCGATTGCCTCGAACTATGATGTCGCCGTGCCTGTTTTTTCAGCAGACTGGTTGCGGGAAGCGAAACAGCATTTAACGGACGTCGATCATTTACGACTCCATATCAAAGTCGACAGCGGAATGGGGCGTCTTGGACTACAGACACTTGAAGAGTTGGATGCCGTTTTAAAAGAGTTGGACTCGGACGTGATGGAGCTCGAAGGCATCTATACACATTTCGCGACAGCCGATGAGCTGACAAGCCGGTTGTTTGACGAACAACAGACCGTTTTTCTGCGCTTCGTCGAACGTGTGCCGGGCATTCGGTATATCCATGCTGCCAACTCAGCGGGTGCCATCCGTTTAATCGGACAGGATCCGTTTAATGTCGTCCGGATCGGGATTGCGTTGTATGGGGCGATGCCGTCGGATGAAATGATTCCCTTCTACGATTTTTTAAAGCCGGCTTTCTCATTAAAAAGTCGTCTGATGCAAATCAAGTGTGTCGAACCTGGTCAGACGATCAGTTACGGCGCAACGTATACGGCTCCTACGGATGAATGGATCGGAACGGTGCCAATCGGATACGCCGATGGCTGGTCCCGTAAATTCCAGGGATACTCGTTGCTTGTCGACGGCTACCCGTGTGAAATCGTCGGACGCGTCTGTATGGACCGGTTGATGATCCGCTTACCGCGCAATTATCCAATCGGAACAGAGGTCACGTTGATCGGGCAAGGTGTACCGATTGATGAAGCGGCTCACTGGTTAGGTACCATCAACTACGAAGTGCTCTGCCAGTTTTCGAAGCGAGTCCCGCGCGTCTGATTTTTGAAAAGACATCAATATGATGGCAAAAAAATGTTATTTGTTTGAATTTTGATTGTATTTTCTGAATTTGACTGATATATTGAAGTGGAAGTGAGTCGTTCGTTAAGGTTTCAGTGAATCTGGAGGTGCCATTATCTTGGTCCAACAACGGGAAAAGCAATTTGTTGAACGAAATGTAGCGAAGGAGACGATTGGGATGAAGTCGAACCATACGACCGAAGAACGCAAGCGTCAGCTACGTGAGGAATTGAAACGTGGTTACGAAGAAATGGCAGCGATCAATTTATCAATCGTTGGCGAAATGTTCCAGATTGAAACGGAGGCGGAGTTCTCGCTCCTACGTCAAGTAAGCGGGGTGTAAGCTTTGATAGTCAAACGTGGCGACGTGTTTTATGCAAATTTGTCACCTGTGGTCGGATCGGAACAAGGAGGCGTTCGTCCTGTCCTTGTCCTACAAAATGATATTGGTAACCGATTCAGCCCAACTGTAATCGTGGCTGCGATCACGGCACAGATCGACAAAGCCAAACTACCGACCCATGTGGAAGTATATCGAGAGCGACACGGATTAGAACGTGATTCGGTCATCCTACTTGAGCAGGTCCGTACAATCGACAAACGCCGTCTAACGGATAAAGTCACGCACCTAGATCCTGACACGATGATGAAAGTAAATAGTGCCGTCGCGATCAGCCTAGGCTTGATTGATTTTTAGGCACTTACATATAACAGCGAGAAGAGTCGATACATCTGTATACGACTTTTTTTGAACATTTTTTTAAATTTTGGTTTAAAGATGTTTAAATGCGGGAATTACATCAGAGTGACCTTTTCTTTAAGAGGGGTCATCCCATACTATTTAAACTATATAGATAGAGAGAACACATAGCAGATTTTCCTTGAGGAGGAACTTGAAGATGGATTTAACAATTAAAACAGAGCAACTAGATGGTCAGACGCATCTCTATATCGCAGGAGAGATTGATACGTATACAGCACCGAAACTTCGTCAAGAACTCGTACCA from Exiguobacterium sibiricum 7-3 includes the following:
- the acpS gene encoding holo-ACP synthase, with the translated sequence MIFGIGLDLVELEQIRQTLERQPRIVKRILTAEEQERFHTLSDGRKLEYLAGRFAAKEAFVKAFGTGIGAEVSWLDLEVLNEASGRPVMTGPFEGIIHLSITHSDHYAAAQVLLEKRSSDVSTNLDRN
- a CDS encoding type II toxin-antitoxin system PemK/MazF family toxin, coding for MIVKRGDVFYANLSPVVGSEQGGVRPVLVLQNDIGNRFSPTVIVAAITAQIDKAKLPTHVEVYRERHGLERDSVILLEQVRTIDKRRLTDKVTHLDPDTMMKVNSAVAISLGLIDF
- a CDS encoding rhomboid family intramembrane serine protease, producing the protein MFSRTENLQTFTRSYPVVSLFILIQVVLFVIEQLNVFFNFGFSPLNYGAAINLFIGNGEWWRVVTATFLHYDFWHIAFNTFALIIFAPALERMIGHAKFASFYLLVGTLANVLTYFTKINEPFYGQAGASGAILGLLGFYVYLGRFKRTVISADDARLVYIFSAITAIFTLLGSNVSVFGHLYGFVLGFLAGFLFGKGTVPFTRPFNTGRRPASGGRIIHTSGSGQLGRIIFYVIVAFAVFGLLARFI
- a CDS encoding 4a-hydroxytetrahydrobiopterin dehydratase, with product MKRLNEYEVEERLEGLAEWRVVDDEIVRVYTLDSFPAALDFVQEVGSIAEHLNHHPRIIIDYKNVTLAATTHDSGGLTSKDFELAEACDAI
- the alr gene encoding alanine racemase; the encoded protein is MYRPTWIEIDREAIAHNVREIKARIGHQTMMAVVKADGYGHGAVTVAEIALANGADLLAVALLEEAIELREAGIQAPILMLETLLPEHAPIASNYDVAVPVFSADWLREAKQHLTDVDHLRLHIKVDSGMGRLGLQTLEELDAVLKELDSDVMELEGIYTHFATADELTSRLFDEQQTVFLRFVERVPGIRYIHAANSAGAIRLIGQDPFNVVRIGIALYGAMPSDEMIPFYDFLKPAFSLKSRLMQIKCVEPGQTISYGATYTAPTDEWIGTVPIGYADGWSRKFQGYSLLVDGYPCEIVGRVCMDRLMIRLPRNYPIGTEVTLIGQGVPIDEAAHWLGTINYEVLCQFSKRVPRV